The Acetomicrobium sp. S15 = DSM 107314 genome window below encodes:
- a CDS encoding V-type ATP synthase subunit E, with translation MALQDIVTKIESDARQQAKEIVEKAQEQAKTILSEAEKEAREIEEEWRKRYQRERDGIFKRREIVAHLDARKLRLAAQRELIDEAFAESINKLQQLNGEEYTSWMSALLEEALQSVENKRGEVLLCEKEKVLNEGWIRRFNEEHGTNLVIAKERLSASGGFLLRIERVEVNCTFEKLVDFVRDDLEPEVVHRFLAR, from the coding sequence ATGGCCTTGCAGGATATTGTAACTAAGATAGAGTCAGATGCCCGTCAACAAGCTAAGGAAATCGTTGAGAAGGCTCAAGAACAGGCAAAAACGATCCTCTCCGAGGCCGAAAAAGAGGCCCGTGAAATAGAAGAGGAATGGCGCAAGAGGTATCAGAGGGAAAGGGATGGAATATTTAAACGGCGAGAAATTGTGGCCCATTTGGACGCCAGGAAGCTGCGCCTTGCAGCACAAAGAGAATTGATCGATGAGGCTTTCGCCGAAAGCATCAACAAGTTACAGCAACTTAATGGTGAAGAATATACAAGCTGGATGAGCGCTCTCCTTGAAGAAGCCCTTCAGAGTGTTGAGAATAAGCGTGGCGAAGTATTATTGTGTGAGAAAGAGAAAGTTCTCAATGAGGGATGGATCAGGCGCTTTAACGAAGAACATGGCACCAATCTTGTTATTGCAAAAGAAAGGCTCAGCGCGTCTGGTGGCTTTCTGCTGAGAATTGAAAGGGTGGAAGTGAATTGCACTTTTGAGAAGTTGGTTGATTTCGTCCGCGATGATTTGGAACCAGAGGTAGTGCATCGCTTCCTTGCCAGATAG
- a CDS encoding V-type ATP synthase subunit K, whose product MELGMVFTILGAALATGLAGIGSAIGVGIAGESGAGVLTEDPGKFGLVLLLQALPGTQGIYGLLTAFFAIMKVGLLGGAPASLTVWQGLGIMFACVPIAIGGYLSAISQGKASASCIQLIAKRPGEIGKAIILPAMVETYAVLALLMSIILLNGIQI is encoded by the coding sequence ATGGAATTGGGTATGGTGTTTACAATCTTGGGTGCTGCTTTGGCTACAGGTCTTGCTGGCATAGGATCGGCTATCGGAGTAGGCATTGCGGGTGAGTCTGGGGCTGGCGTGCTCACCGAAGACCCTGGCAAATTTGGTTTGGTGCTCCTCCTTCAGGCGCTGCCGGGGACTCAGGGCATTTACGGTCTGCTCACGGCATTTTTTGCGATAATGAAGGTTGGGCTTTTGGGCGGGGCTCCTGCGAGTTTGACCGTATGGCAGGGATTAGGGATCATGTTCGCCTGCGTACCCATAGCTATAGGCGGATATCTTTCTGCCATCTCTCAGGGAAAGGCGTCAGCCTCGTGCATTCAGCTGATCGCCAAGAGACCTGGAGAGATAGGCAAAGCCATCATTTTGCCGGCCATGGTTGAGACGTACGCAGTATTGGCGCTTTTGATGAGCATAATTCTCTTGAATGGCATACAGATATAG
- a CDS encoding V-type ATP synthase subunit I has product MAIVELKHVDLLVHSSVENEVAAEIQRLSFCEPISLIGEEEDRSSHAAKMRFYEERLSDARFVLRFLEPYYQGKEDKIAWLLGERPKRRWEELVGSESQLALQDLSQRLRSIERRMAELRSELSNLQAQKTLLKRLSGFPYPLAIISGTDTLSAQIGTIAVEEIQSLLDLLKSNLDPQKCEWFIAPPQGKDKDTLVVIIYLKDLDSSIAEISEKCKLSSVELPRELKGKIEDEIRGIDEKEERLLSEREDLELEIQNAAERYIPAVRELHDYYTTLKDRHQALSEGKHSDQTSFLSFWVPLPCIDLFKQKLARWSNMMEMGIYDPLPHEEPPIILTNPRLIQPFEPLTTLYGLPAYGGVDPTPHMSPYFCLFFGFCLGDGVYGVALALLSAYLLLRYDVKGGLKRFLTLFLLCGLSSVAIGALTGSWAGNAIDAFGILRPLKPLKDAVMVGDPTSDPLSFLAVALALGIVQILYGLSLAFADAWRKGDRLGAVGDKGSWIVLIIGLLLWGGGAMGYLSGALGNIGKLLAIVGAITIVATQGRTRKNPIAKTLVGLISLYNITSYLGDTLSYSRLLALGMASAVVGMIINTLSGLLSGIPWVGPILGVCLFIMGHIFSLAVNSLGAFVHSLRLQYVEFFSKFYSAGGRPFRPLCYEMRYISLVDEEIK; this is encoded by the coding sequence ATGGCCATAGTAGAGCTTAAGCATGTTGACCTCTTGGTTCACTCGTCAGTCGAGAATGAGGTTGCGGCTGAAATTCAACGGCTGAGCTTCTGTGAACCTATTTCGCTTATCGGAGAAGAAGAAGACCGATCATCTCATGCAGCTAAAATGCGATTCTACGAGGAAAGGTTATCCGACGCCCGATTCGTCCTACGATTTTTAGAACCGTATTATCAAGGGAAAGAGGATAAAATAGCGTGGCTTCTGGGCGAAAGACCCAAAAGACGGTGGGAGGAGCTGGTCGGTTCAGAAAGTCAGCTCGCTCTTCAAGATTTGAGCCAGCGATTGCGGTCAATAGAGCGCAGAATGGCCGAGTTGCGTTCGGAGCTTTCAAATTTACAGGCGCAAAAAACCTTGTTGAAGCGGCTCAGTGGCTTTCCTTATCCTCTTGCCATCATTTCCGGCACAGATACCCTGAGTGCCCAAATTGGTACGATTGCCGTAGAAGAGATCCAGTCTCTTTTGGATTTACTGAAGAGCAACCTCGATCCCCAAAAATGCGAATGGTTCATTGCTCCGCCGCAAGGCAAGGATAAGGATACTCTTGTAGTTATTATCTATTTGAAGGATCTTGATTCATCTATAGCGGAGATAAGCGAAAAATGCAAGCTCTCAAGCGTTGAATTGCCGCGAGAACTTAAAGGCAAGATAGAAGACGAAATAAGAGGTATCGACGAGAAGGAAGAAAGGCTTTTGAGTGAAAGGGAAGATCTTGAGCTGGAGATTCAAAATGCGGCGGAACGTTATATTCCAGCAGTTAGAGAGCTTCACGATTATTACACCACCCTCAAAGACCGACATCAGGCCCTAAGCGAAGGCAAACATAGCGATCAGACGTCTTTCTTGAGCTTTTGGGTTCCGTTGCCCTGTATAGATCTTTTTAAGCAGAAGTTAGCGCGGTGGAGCAACATGATGGAGATGGGGATCTATGATCCGCTGCCTCATGAAGAACCACCGATCATTCTAACAAACCCTCGACTTATCCAACCATTTGAGCCGCTGACCACGCTATACGGCTTGCCCGCCTATGGAGGGGTTGATCCTACGCCTCATATGTCGCCCTATTTCTGTCTCTTTTTCGGTTTTTGTCTGGGCGATGGGGTCTATGGGGTCGCCTTGGCTTTGCTTTCTGCCTATTTGCTTTTACGATATGACGTTAAGGGTGGCTTAAAGCGCTTTTTAACGCTCTTTTTACTGTGCGGTTTGTCTTCGGTAGCGATAGGAGCGCTCACCGGGTCCTGGGCTGGAAACGCGATCGACGCGTTCGGCATTTTGAGACCCTTAAAGCCACTCAAAGACGCCGTGATGGTAGGCGACCCGACGAGCGATCCGCTTTCTTTCTTGGCAGTGGCCCTTGCCTTGGGCATTGTACAGATCCTCTACGGCCTATCTTTGGCCTTCGCGGACGCCTGGAGAAAGGGTGATCGCTTAGGAGCGGTGGGCGACAAGGGGAGTTGGATCGTCCTGATAATAGGACTTCTCCTTTGGGGAGGAGGGGCAATGGGTTATCTGAGCGGCGCTTTAGGGAATATAGGAAAGCTGTTAGCGATAGTCGGTGCGATCACGATAGTGGCCACGCAAGGCAGAACGAGAAAGAACCCCATTGCGAAAACATTGGTCGGACTGATCAGCCTCTACAACATAACATCCTATTTGGGTGATACGTTGAGTTATAGCCGTTTGCTCGCTTTAGGCATGGCCAGCGCAGTCGTCGGGATGATCATAAACACCCTTTCGGGGCTGCTCTCCGGTATTCCTTGGGTTGGACCCATCTTGGGCGTTTGCCTCTTCATTATGGGGCACATTTTTAGCTTGGCAGTGAACTCCTTAGGAGCTTTTGTGCACTCCTTACGCCTTCAGTATGTAGAGTTTTTTAGTAAATTTTATTCGGCCGGCGGACGACCCTTTCGTCCACTGTGTTACGAGATGCGTTATATATCTTTAGTTGATGAGGAAATAAAGTAG
- the glpX gene encoding class II fructose-bisphosphatase, producing the protein MAVPDRNMALELVRVTEAAAMAAGRWMGRGDKNAADGAAVEAMRFVLNTVRMDGVVVIGEGEKDEAPMLYNGERLGSESEPKVDIAVDPIDGTRLTAMGLPGAVSVVAVAERGTMYDPRHIFYMNKIATGPEAAGEIDIEAPVRENLARVAKAKRKSVEDIAVVILDRPRHEGLIKEVRSAGARIRLIQDGDISGALTTCISGSGIDLLLGIGGSPEAVVSACAIKCVGGNMMCKLWPRNDDEASRCRELGMDLDAVLGLDDLVNSDNVFFAATGVTDGELLRGVRYEGEHIRTHSLVMRSLSGTIRYVEAIHRLSKLQTISDISYGPRFA; encoded by the coding sequence ATGGCCGTTCCCGATAGGAATATGGCCCTTGAGCTGGTAAGGGTAACCGAGGCTGCGGCGATGGCGGCAGGGAGGTGGATGGGCAGAGGCGATAAAAACGCTGCCGATGGAGCGGCAGTGGAGGCGATGCGTTTCGTACTCAACACCGTCCGCATGGACGGGGTTGTCGTCATAGGGGAAGGGGAAAAGGATGAAGCACCTATGCTCTATAACGGCGAGCGATTGGGAAGCGAATCCGAGCCCAAGGTCGATATAGCCGTAGATCCGATCGACGGCACCCGGTTGACAGCTATGGGCTTGCCTGGTGCTGTTAGCGTGGTGGCTGTAGCCGAGCGCGGTACGATGTACGATCCGCGCCATATCTTTTACATGAACAAAATAGCCACAGGCCCCGAAGCGGCGGGTGAAATTGACATCGAAGCGCCGGTGCGCGAGAACCTCGCCAGAGTGGCGAAGGCAAAAAGGAAGTCTGTGGAAGATATTGCCGTGGTGATACTTGACCGTCCACGCCATGAAGGCCTGATAAAAGAGGTAAGGAGCGCTGGCGCCAGGATAAGACTGATTCAGGACGGAGACATTTCTGGCGCTCTCACTACCTGCATATCGGGAAGCGGCATCGACCTTCTCCTCGGCATAGGCGGTTCTCCTGAGGCCGTCGTGTCTGCCTGTGCCATTAAGTGCGTGGGAGGGAATATGATGTGCAAACTATGGCCCCGCAATGATGACGAGGCTTCGCGATGCCGCGAGCTCGGAATGGATCTTGACGCCGTGTTAGGCCTCGATGACCTCGTAAATAGCGATAATGTCTTCTTCGCTGCCACAGGCGTGACCGACGGAGAACTGCTGCGCGGCGTTCGTTATGAAGGGGAGCATATACGAACTCATTCGCTCGTAATGCGCTCTTTGAGCGGCACAATCCGATATGTAGAGGCTATACACCGCCTCTCTAAACTTCAGACTATAAGCGACATATCTTACGGTCCGCGCTTCGCTTAG
- a CDS encoding V-type ATPase subunit subunit G family protein — protein MPDDLMSKIKDTESEARRVIEEARKEARRIISETKAKAEKMLEETNQRARSEYREAINRIEKEAEVASQKIVEKSIAESRKFIEKHRSIVPEIAVWLAEEVRTRYGHSRA, from the coding sequence TTGCCTGATGATCTTATGAGCAAGATAAAGGACACGGAATCTGAAGCCCGGCGAGTTATAGAAGAAGCCAGGAAAGAGGCGCGCCGTATAATTTCCGAGACCAAGGCAAAGGCCGAAAAGATGCTCGAGGAGACCAATCAACGAGCGCGATCGGAATATCGCGAGGCGATAAATCGTATCGAGAAAGAAGCAGAGGTTGCCTCCCAGAAGATCGTCGAAAAAAGCATTGCCGAGAGTCGCAAGTTTATCGAGAAACACCGCTCTATAGTTCCTGAGATAGCTGTTTGGTTGGCTGAAGAGGTGAGGACAAGGTATGGCCATAGTAGAGCTTAA
- a CDS encoding gamma carbonic anhydrase family protein, which yields MSDEVRPAIISYDGAMPNIAEGVFVAPSAVIVGNVTLEEESSVWFQAVIRGDLNGICIGKGTNVQDGCVIHVTYERGVSVGEGVTIGHGAILHGCTIESRCLVGMRSTVLDGSYIGEESIVAAGSLVTENKKYPPRSLIMGTPAKVVRSLGSDDIKTILAFASSYLELAKHYRGLL from the coding sequence ATGAGCGATGAAGTTCGTCCCGCTATAATTTCATATGATGGCGCAATGCCCAATATAGCAGAGGGCGTATTTGTAGCGCCTTCTGCAGTGATTGTGGGAAATGTGACATTGGAAGAAGAATCGAGCGTCTGGTTTCAGGCGGTCATCCGCGGCGACTTAAACGGCATTTGTATCGGTAAGGGCACCAACGTTCAGGACGGATGCGTAATACACGTCACCTATGAACGAGGAGTGAGCGTAGGAGAAGGAGTTACGATCGGCCACGGAGCCATCCTTCACGGATGCACCATAGAAAGTAGATGCCTCGTGGGTATGAGGTCGACCGTGCTCGACGGTTCTTATATAGGCGAAGAGTCGATAGTGGCGGCTGGAAGCCTCGTCACTGAGAATAAAAAATATCCACCGCGCAGTCTAATCATGGGAACTCCTGCAAAAGTGGTGCGCAGTTTGGGCAGTGACGACATAAAGACGATCCTCGCCTTTGCCAGTTCGTATTTGGAGCTGGCAAAGCACTATAGGGGCCTCCTATAA
- a CDS encoding V-type ATP synthase subunit B, whose amino-acid sequence MLPKEYRTINSLSGPLMMVEKVADVRYDELVEIELSTGEKRRGRVLEVTSDMALVQVFEGTTGIDVKTTKATFLGKVLTLPVSRDILGRAFNGRGDPIDGGVSILPEKRLDVNGYPMNPYSRDYPSEFIQTGISTIDGMNPLVRGQKLPVFSGSGMPHNNIAAQIARQSTVLSGQETFAVVFAAMGITFEEASFFMEDFRRTGAIERTVMFLNLADDPAIERIMTPRLALTCAEYLAFDLDMHVLVILTDMTNYCEALREISAARKEVPGRRGYPGYLYTDLATMYERAGRLKGKSGSITQIPILSMPEDDKTHPIPDLTGYITEGQIILSRSLHRKGIYPPVDVLPSLSRLKDKGIGADKTREDHADLLNQLFAAYARGKEAKELATILGEGALTEEDKAFAAFSDAFEDRYVRQGEYENRSIEETLDLGWELLTLIPTRELKRVRDAYIEKYLKPKIKQDNEGKAEEAVVQNA is encoded by the coding sequence ATGTTGCCTAAGGAGTATCGAACTATAAATAGCCTCTCCGGTCCGCTTATGATGGTTGAAAAGGTCGCAGATGTGAGATATGACGAATTGGTCGAGATAGAGCTATCAACCGGAGAGAAGAGAAGGGGACGGGTTCTCGAAGTGACTTCCGATATGGCCTTGGTGCAAGTTTTCGAAGGCACAACCGGCATAGATGTGAAGACCACCAAAGCTACCTTTCTCGGGAAAGTCCTCACGTTGCCGGTGAGCAGGGATATATTGGGTAGGGCCTTCAATGGTAGAGGAGACCCGATAGATGGGGGGGTTTCTATACTGCCTGAGAAGCGCCTCGACGTAAACGGTTATCCCATGAACCCATACTCCCGTGACTATCCGTCGGAATTCATCCAGACGGGCATTTCAACGATAGATGGCATGAATCCTTTAGTGAGAGGGCAAAAGCTACCCGTATTTTCCGGCAGCGGAATGCCGCACAACAACATCGCTGCACAGATAGCCCGTCAGTCTACGGTGCTGAGCGGACAAGAAACGTTCGCCGTTGTCTTCGCTGCCATGGGTATCACTTTCGAGGAGGCCTCCTTCTTTATGGAGGACTTCAGGCGCACAGGAGCGATAGAGAGGACAGTCATGTTCTTGAACCTTGCGGATGACCCGGCAATTGAGCGCATCATGACGCCACGACTTGCCCTCACCTGTGCGGAGTATCTGGCCTTTGACCTCGACATGCACGTTTTGGTCATCTTAACAGATATGACGAACTATTGCGAGGCTTTGAGAGAGATATCCGCCGCCCGCAAGGAAGTTCCTGGAAGAAGAGGGTATCCGGGTTATCTATACACCGACTTAGCGACCATGTACGAAAGGGCGGGCAGGCTCAAGGGCAAAAGTGGTTCTATAACGCAGATCCCAATACTTTCCATGCCGGAGGACGACAAGACCCACCCCATACCGGACCTAACCGGATATATAACAGAGGGGCAGATAATCCTGAGCCGCAGCCTTCACAGAAAGGGAATATATCCCCCCGTTGACGTACTGCCATCGCTTTCACGCTTAAAAGATAAAGGCATAGGTGCTGACAAGACTCGAGAAGACCATGCAGATCTCTTAAATCAGCTGTTTGCCGCTTACGCCAGGGGGAAAGAAGCGAAGGAACTTGCCACGATCCTCGGAGAGGGAGCTTTGACAGAAGAAGACAAGGCCTTCGCGGCATTTTCTGACGCCTTCGAGGATAGATATGTGCGTCAGGGAGAGTATGAAAACCGCAGTATAGAGGAGACTCTTGATTTAGGTTGGGAACTTTTGACCTTGATCCCGACGAGGGAGCTCAAGCGAGTACGGGATGCCTATATCGAAAAATATTTAAAACCGAAAATAAAACAGGACAATGAAGGAAAAGCCGAAGAGGCGGTCGTGCAGAATGCTTAA
- a CDS encoding V-type ATP synthase subunit D: protein MVSKLKVNPNRMELSRLKKRLAVARRGHKLLKDKQDALIKEFLAKARATREKRGELEAELASCYQSFLMARAQMLPAMLEQALLFAIGQCEIRRSFRNVMSVSVPRYEVTQEGGRLNYGLAMTSGSLDVALERFTALLPKLVDLAAEEKALRLMAKEIERTRRRVNALEHVLIPSFEDAIKEITMKLDEMERSNLSRLMVIKEIVRAH from the coding sequence ATGGTCAGCAAGCTTAAAGTAAACCCCAATCGCATGGAGCTCTCACGGCTCAAAAAAAGGCTAGCCGTAGCGAGGCGGGGGCATAAGCTCCTCAAGGATAAACAAGATGCCCTCATCAAGGAGTTTCTCGCTAAGGCCAGGGCGACGCGCGAAAAGAGAGGCGAGCTTGAGGCTGAGTTAGCGAGTTGCTACCAAAGCTTCTTGATGGCCCGAGCGCAAATGTTGCCTGCGATGCTCGAACAGGCCCTGCTCTTTGCTATCGGGCAGTGCGAGATACGTAGGTCTTTTCGCAATGTAATGAGCGTCTCAGTTCCTCGCTACGAAGTTACGCAAGAGGGCGGCAGGCTCAATTACGGCCTTGCCATGACTTCGGGCAGCTTGGACGTGGCGCTTGAACGGTTTACCGCTTTGTTGCCGAAGCTGGTCGACCTTGCTGCGGAGGAGAAAGCCCTTCGCCTTATGGCCAAGGAAATAGAGCGCACCAGAAGGCGTGTCAACGCCCTTGAACACGTACTGATTCCGTCTTTCGAGGATGCGATCAAAGAGATAACGATGAAGCTCGACGAGATGGAGCGCTCTAACTTGAGTCGCCTCATGGTCATAAAAGAAATAGTTCGAGCTCATTAA
- a CDS encoding V-type ATP synthase subunit A: protein MTILANIVGVISRISGPLVVASGMSGASMYEVVRVGELGLVGEIIELKGDTASIQVYEETSGLKPGEPVVATGAPLSAELGPGLIEQIYDGIQRPLNIIESETQSPYIPRGITLPALDREKKWDFEPRVKAGEDVEPGAILGVIQETILVEHRVVLPPGVSGKVKDIKSGSFTVEDVIAVIEGDGCAHEVRMLQRWPVRQPRPVARRLPPVVPLLTGQRVIDTFFPIARGGTACVPGPFGSGKTVIQHQLAKWADAEIVVYIGCGERGNEMTDVLLEFPDLEDPRTGEPLMKRTILIANTSNMPVAAREASVYTGITLAEYYRDMGYSVALMADSTSRWAEALREISGRLEEMPGEEGYPAYLGTRLASFYERAGRAICLGKDQREGSITVIGAVSPPGGDLSEPVSQNTLRVTKAFWGLDANLAYQRHFPAINWLDSYSLYVDRLGEYWDERYDGEWSALRTEAMSILEDEDRLREIVRLVGIDALSKEERLLLETAKSLREDFLHQNAFHEIDTYASMDKQFRMLRIILTFHRVAMEALKRGAQLKDVTELEVRDKITRMRYIDEKELETLDTLEEEIKSQVGQLVPAEDDIYVA, encoded by the coding sequence GTGACAATATTGGCTAATATCGTAGGAGTCATATCGCGGATATCGGGCCCCCTCGTTGTGGCGAGCGGCATGTCGGGCGCATCTATGTATGAGGTTGTTCGCGTAGGAGAGCTTGGCCTTGTGGGAGAGATAATCGAGCTGAAAGGAGATACGGCTTCGATTCAGGTCTATGAGGAAACGTCTGGATTAAAGCCAGGAGAACCCGTCGTAGCTACTGGAGCCCCTCTGAGCGCTGAACTTGGACCAGGTTTGATCGAGCAGATATACGACGGCATACAGAGGCCTCTCAATATCATCGAAAGCGAGACCCAAAGCCCCTACATACCACGAGGCATCACTTTGCCAGCCCTTGATCGAGAAAAAAAATGGGATTTCGAGCCGCGCGTAAAAGCGGGCGAAGATGTGGAGCCCGGTGCTATCCTCGGCGTGATTCAAGAGACCATTCTCGTCGAGCATCGCGTCGTCCTTCCTCCCGGGGTTAGCGGTAAAGTGAAGGATATAAAATCTGGCAGCTTCACTGTGGAAGACGTCATAGCCGTAATCGAAGGTGACGGCTGCGCCCATGAGGTGAGAATGTTACAACGCTGGCCCGTAAGGCAACCGCGCCCCGTGGCGAGGAGGCTTCCGCCAGTCGTTCCACTTCTCACTGGACAGCGCGTCATCGATACGTTTTTCCCTATAGCCAGGGGCGGGACGGCATGCGTGCCTGGACCTTTCGGCTCTGGCAAGACTGTCATCCAACATCAGCTCGCCAAGTGGGCGGATGCGGAAATAGTGGTCTACATAGGATGTGGCGAGCGGGGCAACGAAATGACCGATGTGCTCTTAGAGTTCCCGGACCTTGAAGACCCGCGGACGGGAGAGCCACTCATGAAGAGGACAATCCTCATAGCCAACACCTCGAATATGCCTGTGGCTGCAAGGGAAGCCAGCGTATATACGGGTATCACCTTGGCCGAGTATTATCGCGATATGGGCTACTCCGTAGCCCTCATGGCCGATTCAACCTCTCGGTGGGCAGAAGCGCTCCGGGAGATCTCCGGCAGGCTCGAAGAGATGCCTGGAGAGGAAGGATACCCGGCATATTTGGGAACGCGCTTGGCCTCGTTTTACGAAAGAGCCGGTAGGGCTATATGCCTAGGAAAGGATCAAAGGGAAGGGTCCATAACGGTTATCGGGGCGGTCTCTCCTCCAGGAGGAGACCTTTCTGAGCCGGTGAGCCAAAATACGCTGCGCGTGACCAAGGCCTTCTGGGGATTAGACGCCAACCTAGCCTACCAGCGGCATTTTCCGGCCATCAATTGGCTCGATAGCTATTCCCTCTACGTCGATCGCTTGGGAGAATATTGGGATGAGCGATATGACGGCGAATGGAGCGCGCTGCGCACGGAAGCCATGTCGATCTTGGAGGACGAGGATAGGTTGAGGGAGATCGTACGCTTGGTGGGTATAGATGCTCTCTCTAAGGAAGAGAGGCTGCTCCTTGAAACCGCCAAGTCGCTCAGGGAAGATTTTCTACACCAAAACGCCTTTCACGAGATCGATACTTACGCCTCTATGGACAAGCAATTCCGCATGTTGCGCATCATTCTCACATTCCACCGCGTGGCCATGGAAGCGTTGAAGAGGGGGGCGCAGCTCAAAGACGTAACAGAGCTGGAAGTCAGAGACAAAATAACCAGGATGCGCTATATAGACGAGAAAGAGCTGGAAACGCTCGATACCTTAGAAGAAGAGATCAAGTCACAGGTAGGCCAGCTTGTTCCTGCGGAGGATGATATCTATGTTGCCTAA
- a CDS encoding V-type ATP synthase subunit F has translation MSPKGLYMAALGDYESVLPLQAVGIQSFIVKEDISEVELGKLLHRLMDGQCAVVFVVEWLFEQYAHLIDEFVSNSEISAIPIPNVKGSRGIGAELIRQWVEQAVGMDIFS, from the coding sequence ATGTCCCCTAAAGGGCTTTATATGGCTGCGCTGGGAGATTATGAAAGCGTGCTGCCACTTCAAGCCGTGGGCATACAGTCCTTCATCGTCAAAGAAGACATATCCGAGGTGGAGCTCGGTAAGTTGTTGCATCGCCTCATGGATGGCCAATGTGCGGTGGTCTTTGTAGTTGAGTGGCTATTCGAGCAATACGCTCATTTGATAGATGAATTTGTCAGCAATAGCGAGATCAGCGCTATCCCCATACCGAACGTCAAAGGTTCGCGAGGAATTGGCGCAGAGTTGATTAGACAGTGGGTGGAACAAGCAGTAGGCATGGACATATTCTCATGA
- a CDS encoding V-type ATPase subunit gives MTGNKAFVYAIARLKAMENRLLDRGIFQRMIESEDVQAALRILGETSYAKWFSSSEADISFDQVLDSELQSFYDEVEKFVPDNSLILLFRLPYDYHNVKVVLKSFISQRLGGEKRWDLLTPLGSIPTDDLVLAIETEDFSFLPYGFNVLLPQCLSLWEQSRDMLEIERILDAHLFNSLVALSKKLPYDGIDYYVKDKIDAENIRTALRLKRANTEANKISGFFHEGGTYTPDLLMRLIEEPLEGWQRILSFGDAVSALESLQEVHQEAEMLVQLERVLDDFLTKILDKCRYDAFSPEQILRHIHLKETEIKNLRITLVGKTSGVSGNVIRGLLRYVP, from the coding sequence ATGACGGGAAATAAGGCGTTCGTTTATGCAATAGCCAGGCTTAAGGCGATGGAAAATCGCCTTCTCGATCGCGGTATATTTCAGCGCATGATCGAGAGCGAAGACGTCCAAGCAGCCCTTAGGATTCTTGGCGAGACCAGCTACGCGAAATGGTTTTCCTCTTCCGAGGCGGATATTTCCTTTGATCAGGTGTTGGACTCAGAACTGCAAAGCTTTTATGACGAAGTGGAGAAGTTTGTGCCCGATAATTCTCTCATTTTGCTCTTTCGCTTACCTTACGATTACCACAACGTCAAAGTGGTTTTGAAGAGCTTCATATCACAACGGTTGGGCGGAGAGAAGCGCTGGGATCTTTTGACTCCCCTTGGTTCCATCCCCACGGATGATCTCGTTTTGGCCATCGAAACCGAAGATTTTAGCTTCCTTCCTTATGGGTTCAATGTCCTTTTGCCGCAATGCCTTTCTTTGTGGGAGCAGTCACGCGATATGCTGGAGATCGAGCGCATCTTGGATGCCCATCTTTTTAATAGCCTCGTCGCTCTGTCTAAAAAGTTGCCCTACGACGGCATTGACTATTATGTGAAAGATAAGATAGATGCCGAAAACATCCGGACGGCGCTCAGGCTCAAGCGGGCAAACACCGAGGCAAATAAGATATCTGGGTTTTTCCACGAAGGAGGCACCTACACGCCAGATCTGTTAATGCGCCTGATCGAGGAGCCTTTGGAAGGATGGCAAAGGATCCTATCGTTTGGTGACGCCGTGAGCGCTTTAGAGTCTTTGCAGGAGGTTCATCAAGAAGCCGAGATGTTAGTGCAGCTGGAAAGGGTCTTAGATGATTTTCTTACAAAAATTTTAGACAAATGTCGCTATGATGCTTTTTCTCCGGAGCAAATATTACGCCACATCCATCTCAAGGAGACGGAGATAAAGAATTTGAGGATTACTCTTGTGGGAAAAACGAGCGGTGTCAGCGGAAATGTTATAAGGGGGTTGCTGCGATATGTCCCCTAA